The following are encoded together in the Oncorhynchus gorbuscha isolate QuinsamMale2020 ecotype Even-year linkage group LG03, OgorEven_v1.0, whole genome shotgun sequence genome:
- the LOC124021327 gene encoding LOW QUALITY PROTEIN: protein Wnt-7a (The sequence of the model RefSeq protein was modified relative to this genomic sequence to represent the inferred CDS: inserted 1 base in 1 codon): MSRKTRRWIFRVLLCLGIVYLKIGGFSSVVALGASIICNKIPGLAPRQRIICQSRPDAIIVIGEGAQMGINECQFQFKNGRWNCSALGERTVFGKELKVGSKEAAFTYAIIAAGVAHAITAACTQGNLSDCSCDTEKQGFYSKGQGWKWGGCSADISYGLGFXKVFVDAREVKQNARSLMNLHNNEVGRKILEKNMHLECKCHGVSGSCTTKTCWTTLPKFRELGYILKEKYAHAVHVEPVKASRNKRPKFLKIKKLYSYRKPMDTDLVYMEKSPNYCEADPMTGSVGTQGRLCNKTVMQQISGCDLMCCGRGYNTHQYSRVWQCNCKFLWCCYVKCNTCSERTEVYTCK, translated from the exons ATGAGTCGAAAAACTAGACGCTGGATTTTTCGGGTTTTGCTTTGCCTTGGGATTGTATATTTGAAAATCGG TGGCTTTTCATCGGTGGTCGCGCTAGGTGCGAGTATAATCTGTAACAAGATTCCCGGTTTGGCTCCCCGACAGCGGATAATCTGTCAGAGTCGCCCGGATGCCATTATCGTCATCGGAGAGGGAGCACAAATGGGGATCAACGAGTGTCAGTTTCAGTTCAAAAATGGGCGCTGGAACTGCTCTGCGCTTGGAGAACGGACGGTCTTCGGAAAAGAGTTGAAAGTGG GCAGTAAAGAGGCTGCGTTCACCTACGCCATCATAGCGGCCGGCGTTGCCCACGCCATTACTGCAGCCTGTACTCAGGGGAACCTGAGTGACTGCAGCTGTGACACGGAGAAGCAGGGTTTCTACAGTAAAGGCCAGGGCTGGAAGTGGGGCGGCTGTTCAGCAGACATCAGCTACGGCCTGGGCT CCAAGGTGTTCGTGGACGCCAGAGAGGTCAAACAGAATGCCAGGTCTCTCATGAACCTGCACAACAACGAAGTGGGACGCAAG ATCCTGGAGAAGAACATGCATTTGGAATGCAAGTGTCATGGTGTTTCGGGCTCCTGCACCACCAAAACCTGCTGGACGACACTTCCCAAGTTCCGCGAGCTCGGCTACATTCTCAAAGAGAAGTACGCCCATGCTGTGCACGTGGAACCGGTCAAAGCCAGCCGCAACAAGCGGCCCAAATTCCTCAAGATCAAGAAGCTCTACTCCTACCGGAAGCCCATGGACACAGACCTGGTGTACATGGAGAAGTCCCCTAATTACTGCGAAGCGGACCCGATGACGGGCAGTGTTGGAACGCAAGGTCGGCTGTGTAATAAGACTGTTATGCAGCAGATCAGTGGCTGTGACCTGATGTGCTGCGGACGGGGGTACAACACACACCAGTACTCCCGCGTGTGGCAGTGCAACTGCAAGTTCTTGTGGTGCTGCTACGTCAAGTGCAACACCTGCAGCGAGAGGACAGAGGTGTACACCTGCAAATGA